In Rhipicephalus microplus isolate Deutch F79 chromosome 7, USDA_Rmic, whole genome shotgun sequence, one genomic interval encodes:
- the LOC142767707 gene encoding uncharacterized protein LOC142767707 has product MKAVLAHDVQVLYSLHGRKGKRAFVNLRLCRLVTDVICQKAGCDQVEALNFIKRWLPGSGDRCGGRKRRFRETFVVEQLDNPHSQSADYRLLAAAGFLPSHCSQGLDSTTVTAPPTQLTCSRAGLF; this is encoded by the exons atgaaggctgtattggcacatgacgtgcaagtgctgtacagccttcatggcagaaaagggaaaagggcctttgtgaacctgaggctctgtagattagtgacag atgtcatctgccaaaaagcagggtgcgaccaggtggaggccctcaactttattaagaggtggctgccagggtctggtgatcgctgtgggggcagaaagcggcgcttcagagaaacatttgttgtggagcagctcgataatccccactctcagagtgcagattatcggctgctcgcggcagctggcttcctgcccagccactgCAGCCAGGGCCtcgacagcaccactgtcactgcgcCCCCAACGCaactgacctgcagtagagcgggccttttttag